In the Engystomops pustulosus chromosome 2, aEngPut4.maternal, whole genome shotgun sequence genome, one interval contains:
- the LOC140117827 gene encoding retinol dehydrogenase 7-like isoform X1 — MTGQQDERIADPETSGSPAKDLANRLYIFSPNSAPAQRDPAMWFLLLFLVVLLLLYRWYIQSQILENLAGKYVFITGCDSGFGNVLAKQLDKRGMKVLASCLTDKGAENLKNEASSQLQTVILDVADGESVISAAKWVTNIVGDHGLWGLVNNAGFGFTFAPNAWQTRADFAKVLNINLVGLYDVTLNLLPLLIKARGRIVNVSSCGGRLPIVGGGYCPAKFGIEALSDSLRRELRDFGVKISIIEPGAFRTGMASKQPHLKNLQRLWLNLSPEMKACFGEQYYNQYVQGLTSLVCKTSTKLYHVTDCMEHALTAVHPWTRYSPGWDCKLYYLPVSYLPTVLSDYLLCLSSPRPEKAVM, encoded by the exons ATGACCGGACAGCAGGACGAGCGTATTGCGGACCCTGAGACATCCGGGTCTCCAGCCAAAGATCTGGCGAACAGGCTTTACATCTTTTCACCTAATAGTGCACCTGCTCAAAGAG ATCCTGCCATGTGGTTCCTGCTGCTGTTTTTGGTAGTTCTACTTCTCCTGTACAGATGGTACATCCAAAGTCAAATCCTAGAAAATCTGGCAGGAAAATATGTCTTTATCACTGGATGTGACAGTGGATTTGGGAATGTGTTGGCAAAGCAACTGGACAAACGTGGAATGAAGGTTTTGGCTTCGTGCCTGACAGATAAAGGGGCAGAAAATCTAAAGAATGAGGCGTCCAGTCAATTACAAACAGTCATTCTAGATGTTGCAGATGGTGAGAGTGTCATCTCAGCTGCCAAGTGGGTTACTAATATTGTTGGAGATCATG GTTTGTGGGGTCTTGTGAACAATGCTGGATTTGGATTTACATTTGCCCCGAATGCATGGCAAACAAGAGCAGATTTTGCTAAAGTGCTGAACATAAACTTAGTGGGACTTTATGACGTGACTTTGAATTTGTTGCCTCTCCTCATAAAGGCAAGGGGGCGAATAGTCAATGTTTCCAGCTGTGGAGGTAGACTGCCTATTGTTGGGGGAGGATATTGTCCTGCTAAGTTTGGAATTGAAGCTTTGTCAGATAGCCTCAG AAGGGAGCTCCGAGATTTTGGAGTGAAGATCTCTATCATCGAACCAGGTGCCTTTAGGACGGGTATGGCTTCAAAACAACCTCACTTGAAGAATCTACAACGCCTGTGGTTGAATCTTTCTCCAGAAATGAAAGCCTGCTTTGGAGAACAATACTATAATCAAT ATGTCCAGGGCTTGACTTCACTAGTTTGCAAAACCAGCACTAAACTTTACCATGTAACAGACTGTATGGAGCATGCCCTGACTGCTGTTCATCCATGGACAAGATATTCTCCAGGCTGGGACTGCAAACTCTACTACCTTCCTGTGTCTTACTTACCTACTGTCCTATCAGATTATCTACTTTGTCTATCATCACCCAGACCAGAAAAAGCTGTCATGTAA
- the LOC140117827 gene encoding retinol dehydrogenase 7-like isoform X2 codes for MWFLLLFLVVLLLLYRWYIQSQILENLAGKYVFITGCDSGFGNVLAKQLDKRGMKVLASCLTDKGAENLKNEASSQLQTVILDVADGESVISAAKWVTNIVGDHGLWGLVNNAGFGFTFAPNAWQTRADFAKVLNINLVGLYDVTLNLLPLLIKARGRIVNVSSCGGRLPIVGGGYCPAKFGIEALSDSLRRELRDFGVKISIIEPGAFRTGMASKQPHLKNLQRLWLNLSPEMKACFGEQYYNQYVQGLTSLVCKTSTKLYHVTDCMEHALTAVHPWTRYSPGWDCKLYYLPVSYLPTVLSDYLLCLSSPRPEKAVM; via the exons ATGTGGTTCCTGCTGCTGTTTTTGGTAGTTCTACTTCTCCTGTACAGATGGTACATCCAAAGTCAAATCCTAGAAAATCTGGCAGGAAAATATGTCTTTATCACTGGATGTGACAGTGGATTTGGGAATGTGTTGGCAAAGCAACTGGACAAACGTGGAATGAAGGTTTTGGCTTCGTGCCTGACAGATAAAGGGGCAGAAAATCTAAAGAATGAGGCGTCCAGTCAATTACAAACAGTCATTCTAGATGTTGCAGATGGTGAGAGTGTCATCTCAGCTGCCAAGTGGGTTACTAATATTGTTGGAGATCATG GTTTGTGGGGTCTTGTGAACAATGCTGGATTTGGATTTACATTTGCCCCGAATGCATGGCAAACAAGAGCAGATTTTGCTAAAGTGCTGAACATAAACTTAGTGGGACTTTATGACGTGACTTTGAATTTGTTGCCTCTCCTCATAAAGGCAAGGGGGCGAATAGTCAATGTTTCCAGCTGTGGAGGTAGACTGCCTATTGTTGGGGGAGGATATTGTCCTGCTAAGTTTGGAATTGAAGCTTTGTCAGATAGCCTCAG AAGGGAGCTCCGAGATTTTGGAGTGAAGATCTCTATCATCGAACCAGGTGCCTTTAGGACGGGTATGGCTTCAAAACAACCTCACTTGAAGAATCTACAACGCCTGTGGTTGAATCTTTCTCCAGAAATGAAAGCCTGCTTTGGAGAACAATACTATAATCAAT ATGTCCAGGGCTTGACTTCACTAGTTTGCAAAACCAGCACTAAACTTTACCATGTAACAGACTGTATGGAGCATGCCCTGACTGCTGTTCATCCATGGACAAGATATTCTCCAGGCTGGGACTGCAAACTCTACTACCTTCCTGTGTCTTACTTACCTACTGTCCTATCAGATTATCTACTTTGTCTATCATCACCCAGACCAGAAAAAGCTGTCATGTAA
- the LOC140117831 gene encoding retinol dehydrogenase 7-like translates to MWFLLFLVVLLLLYRWYIQSQILENLAGKYVFITGCDSGFGNVLAKQLDKRGMKVLASCLTDKGAENLKNEASSQLQTVILDVADGESVISAAKWVTNIVGDHGLWGLVNNAGFGIAFAPNAWQTRADFAKVLNINLVGLYDVTLNLLPLIIKARGRIVNVSSCGGRLAVAGGGYCPSKFGVEALSDSLRRELRDFGVKISIIEPGSFRTEMATAEPHLKNIEHLWSNLSKEMKAYFGEQYYNQYSQGLASLVGNGSLQLYHVTDCMEHALTAVHPWTRYSPGWDCKFYHLPVSYLPTVLSDYLMCRSSPRPAQAVM, encoded by the exons ATGTGGTTCCTGCTGTTTTTGGTAGTTCTACTTCTCCTGTACAGATGGTACATCCAAAGTCAAATCCTAGAAAATCTGGCAGGAAAATATGTCTTTATCACTGGATGTGACAGTGGATTTGGGAATGTGTTGGCAAAGCAACTGGACAAACGTGGAATGAAGGTTTTGGCTTCGTGCCTGACAGATAAAGGGGCAGAAAATCTAAAGAATGAGGCGTCCAGTCAATTACAAACAGTCATTCTAGATGTTGCAGATGGTGAGAGTGTCATCTCAGCTGCCAAGTGGGTTACTAATATTGTTGGAGATCATG GTTTGTGGGGTCTAGTGAACAATGCTGGTTTTGGAATTGCATTTGCCCCAAATGCATGGCAAACAAGAGCAGATTTTGCTAAAGTGCTGAACATCAATTTAGTGGGACTTTATGACGTGACTTTGAACTTACTGCCTCTCATCATAAAGGCAAGGGGAAGAATTGTCAATGTTTCCAGCTGTGGAGGTAGATTGGCTGTTGCTGGCGGAGGATACTGTCCATCAAAGTTTGGTGTTGAAGCTTTATCTGATTCTCTACG AAGAGAACTTCGAGATTTTGGAGTGAAAATTTCTATCATTGAACCAGGTTCCTTCAGGACCGAAATGGcaactgcagaacctcatttgaAGAATATAGAACACTTGTGGTCAAACCTTTCTAAAGAAATGAAAGCTTACTTTGGAGAACAGTACTATAATCAGT ATTCCCAGGGGTTAGCTTCACTAGTTGGCAATGGCAGTCTCCAACTCTACCATGTAACAGACTGTATGGAGCATGCCCTGACTGCTGTTCATCCATGGACAAGATATTCTCCAGGCTGGGACTGCAAGTTTTACCACCTTCCTGTGTCTTACTTACCTACTGTCCTATCAGATTATTTAATGTGCCGATCATCACCCAGACCAGCACAAGCTGTCATGTAA